The genomic stretch CCACCCAAGGGGTTCACGCCCCATGCAGACACCCGCGCTTGAACGTTCTTGCCTGACTTGAATCAACCCAAAGATTGACACGCTGGAGTCGCCACTCGCAATGTCGGCCCGTCGCTGCCATTGGCGACCCGGAGAGCGCCTGGCAATGAACGAGCGCAATGGCTCACACACAGACGCGGATCGCCGGCCATCGCACCGTCCACGACGCACAATGCAAAGGAACGTTCCATGTCGAAATCGAATCAGTCCGCGCCACCCATTTCTCGCCGCAGCCTGTTGCCAACACTCGCCGCGCTCGCCCTGGCTGTCGCCGCGCCGGACGCCAGCGCGTACTCGGCGATCTACGGCGGCGGCCCGTTCTATTCCGGCGGGACCCCGGTGATGAACGACCTGCGCAGCTCGGGTTTCACCACGGTCATCCTGTGGAGCTTCCACATCGAGGAGAACGGTGACCTGATCTACAACGACATTCCGGTGGTCAAGAACGGCGCCTACATGGGCGACCCTGGCTGGCCGGCCCGGCTGGCCACGCTGAAGACCGCGCCGACCTCGGTCAATCGCATTGAAGTGTCGATCGGCGCCTGGGGTGTTCCGGACTTCGAACGCATGATTCGACTGGTCAACGGCACCGCGCCCGGCTGCGGAACCACCGTCGTCTGCGGAACCGGAAGCAACAGCATCCTGTACAGAAACTTCCAGGCGCTGAAGGCCGCCACCGGCGCCGACGCGGTGAACTTCGACGACGAAAGCGCCTACGACCTGGCCCCGACCACGACCTTCAGCCAGATGCTCATCGGGATGGGCTACAAGATTACCTTCGCGCCGTACACGCAGCAGACGTTCTGGCGGAACCTCAGGAACAACCTCGGCAGCGCCGTCGATAGAATCTACCTGCAGGTGTACGCCGGCGGCGCCGGCAACAACCCGGCGAGCTGGAACACCGCCATGGGCATGACTGTCGCACCGGGCTTGTGGTCCAGGCATGGCAGCGGCTGCGCGTCGGGCGACAGCCCGTCCACGGTGCAGACCCGGATGAGCAACTGGAAGTCCAGCGCCGGCATCAGCGGCGGCTTCATGTGGTTGTACGACGACATCCAGCAGTGCAGCGC from Myxococcus xanthus encodes the following:
- a CDS encoding PKD domain-containing protein; protein product: MSKSNQSAPPISRRSLLPTLAALALAVAAPDASAYSAIYGGGPFYSGGTPVMNDLRSSGFTTVILWSFHIEENGDLIYNDIPVVKNGAYMGDPGWPARLATLKTAPTSVNRIEVSIGAWGVPDFERMIRLVNGTAPGCGTTVVCGTGSNSILYRNFQALKAATGADAVNFDDESAYDLAPTTTFSQMLIGMGYKITFAPYTQQTFWRNLRNNLGSAVDRIYLQVYAGGAGNNPASWNTAMGMTVAPGLWSRHGSGCASGDSPSTVQTRMSNWKSSAGISGGFMWLYDDIQQCSAQGTSAQYAAAINTAVSGNTPPVANFGVTVSGLTATFSDTSTDADGTIASRSWNFGDGSTSTATNPSRTYASAGNYNITLTVTDNGGASHTKSQAVSVGSSYANLALNRPTTSSAPCNSAESAAKAVNGSVSGGTTDKFCSLTSPAWMQVDLGTAQTVSSFTIQHAGAGGESTAWNSRAFTIQTSSNGSTWSTPVTVSNNTGSTSTHAITATSARYIRLNVTTPAQNSDPATRIYEFEVR